A region of Procambarus clarkii isolate CNS0578487 chromosome 22, FALCON_Pclarkii_2.0, whole genome shotgun sequence DNA encodes the following proteins:
- the LOC123757630 gene encoding ceramide synthase 2-like, with the protein MEETERLVAAFTSTSTHLLNTSNDMVRDWWRNVSAAFWSTDFWLPDGITWQDVHTSAGDVWLYPILFCFMFLSLRYCFIEPFVLVPLARSRGIQNTRPTPPRTNALLETIYGQHQTRAPKVVVSWACRSTGQTVRQVERWLRRKHALTYPNNHHKFLDCGFKLLCHTGFGILGAAVTLPKPWLWDTSLCWKDFPNHEVTSDVFWYYMIILGYYWAITLVELPQPGSQDSNKSQMILHHTLTILLIVFSWTCGFIRIGILILFIHEYSDIALLAAKMCKYAKYDAVCEQLFVAFLVLWILTRCCVLPFWIARSVFFESTEWQVMPAIYVFQFWFGSLLLLTGMWTVLVVKTMVRKISGGGLHDVRSSSEQSDIASEDDKKTN; encoded by the exons ATGGAGGAGACAGAGCGTCTGGTGGCCGCgttcaccagcacctccacccacCTCCTTAATACCAGCAACGATATG GTGAGAGACTGGTGGAGGAACGTCTCCGCAGCATTCTGGAGCACAGACTTCTGGCTTCCCGATGGAATAACATGGCAGGATGTCCATACGTCAGCTGGTGACGTATGGCTCTACCCTAtactgttctgtttcatgttccTGTCGCTGCGATACTGTTTCATTGAGCCCTTCGTACTGGTACCACTGGCCAGGTCGAGGGGAATACAGAACACACGACCAACGCCACCAAGGACCAACGCTCTCTTGGAGACAATCTATGGACAGCATCAGACAAGAGCACCGAAGGTGGTGGTGTCGTGGGCATGTAGGTCGACGGGCCAGACAGTGCGGCAGGTGGAGAGGTGGCTGCGTCGTAAACACGCGCTCACTTACCCCAACAACCACCATAAGTTCCTCGACTGTGGGTTCAAGCTTCTGTGTCACACTGGCTTTGGCATTCTTGGAGCAGCCGTGACGCTGCCCAAGCCCTGGCTGTGGGACACCAGTCTGTGCTGGAAGGACTTCCCGAATCACGAAGTCACATCCGACGTCTTCTGGTATTATATGATTATCCTCGGCTACTACTGGGCCATCACCCTCGTAGAACTACCCCAGCCTGGGAGCCAAGACTCAAACAAGTCTCAGATGATCCTCCATCACACTCTCACTATCCTTCTCATTGTGTTTTCTTGGACCTGCGGCTTCATTAGAATAGGAATTCTTATTTTATTCATCCATGAATATTCGGACATAGCTCTGCTGGCAGCCAAGATGTGTAAATACGCAAAGTACGATGCAGTGTGTGAACAGCTGTTCGTGGCCTTCCTGGTGCTCTGGATCCTCACCCGCTGCTGCGTCCTGCCATTCTGGATTGCTCGCTCCGTTTTCTTCGagtccacagagtggcaggtgatGCCGGCCATATATGTGTTTCAGTTTTGGTTCGGTAGTTTGCTACTGCTGACGGGCATGTGGACGGTGCTGGTGGTGAAGACGATGGTGCGCAAGATCAGTGGCGGAGGCCTTCACGACGTCCGGTCCTCCTCAGAGCAGTCTGACATTGCCAGTGAAGACGACAAGAAGACCAATTAA